A stretch of DNA from Bacteroidetes Order II. bacterium:
ACATTTTCCGGCAACTTGATTGTTGACTTAAATGACTTTGTACTCACTGAAATCTACGCCCGTCCATACCAGCTGGCGACGGATGGCGTAGTGAAGGATTATGAAGCCACTTACCGACAAAAATTTGAAACTTGGCTTTTGGATGTACAGGTTCCCGTAACCCTTGACATAGAGGGCCGTGTTTTGATGGGAAAAACAGGTGTACGATATCCCTTGGTACGATTTAAGCAACAAAACAAGTTGTTTAACATCCGCTTGAATGAGCCTATTCCAGATTCGCTCATGCAGCAGGCGGGCGTTTCATTTACCGAACCTGGCGCCGAGCGCAGAATACCGTTACTTCGCCGTATCCAAGACGTTCTTCCTTATGATGCAGAACAGTATGCATTTGCATCGCGTGCCGATACCAGGCTCCCCCTGTCTTCCCAAATTAAAGCAGATGGGTTCCTCGCTCCGTACCTCGGAGAATCCGTCGTAAACAAACCTATGAATGCAGGGGAAAGAATCTTGGAAACGGTGAGCAAGGTATTGCCTTTTCTGGGTTTAGGGGGGCTTCATGCAGCCATGCCAAATCTTCGGTGGAAACCTAAAGATGTATTTACAGAACTCGAACAGGTGCGCGGTTTAGGGGTGCGTGTATGGGCAGATCAATTTCCTGTTTTGAAAGAACATGCCTTCGACACTTCCAGATACTGGCGGCTTAAGAGCAACCTAATGCTCGAAGAACGTTTTCCACAATCCCCCCGTGCGATTGCGGAAAACGCTACGATTCAAAACTCATTTGATACCACCAAAGACCGTTGTCTGGTGGCCCATGTCTTAGAACAAGGTTTTAAGGATCCTTTTTGGAAGAAATCTGGAAACGTCTCTTCTTTAGGCTTGAGCCTCCAATACAATGCCGCTTCCCCCTTTCCGGGTAAATGGCCCTCATCGAATGACCGAAAACCTGTATATCAGGTACAAAGAAGCAGTTATTTACAATGGCTACTGACCGATAAATGCCTTTATTAATATTTTCGAACGAATATTCTTGTGGGATTGGTTGAGTGCCGTGTTCGGTGTACCCGTAAACCTGGCCGGAGTTCAGTCAATTGAGACACAACCAATTCCTCGGTAATCCATTCACTTTCATAATGCCCCACGTCTGCCAGTGCCATACTAGGCTTGCCCACATCGTCTAAGACTTCAAAATTAAGATGGTAGGTTAAATCTCCTGTAATGTACAGATCTGCATCCGAGCGTTGCGCCAAAGCAATGAAACTCCCCCCTGACCCACCACAAACTGCAACCTTTTTGATCGGCATTTCGGTATTGCCAACCACCCTAATGGCACGCGTTTTTAGTCGTTCACATACCATTTCCAGATATTCATCCAAAGCCATGGTCTCCTGAAGTTCACCAATGGCACCCAAGCCATAATTTTGCGAGGGTTGTGACGCCGGGAAAACATGATACGCAACCTCCTCATAGGGATGGACCGATTTGATGGCATATAAAACACCATGAAGTCTCCATTTTTCAACCTGACACTCAATTCGTATTTCTGGTTCTGCATGTAGCTTCCCCTCCGTTCCCACAAAGGGCTTGGCAGCCATTCTTGGCCGAAAGTATCCCGTCCCTTTAGAAGAAAATGCACAAGCGTCATAAAGACCAATAACACCAGCCCCCGCCGAAGCCATTGCCAACTGTACCGATTCTGCATGGGCTTCTGGAACATATACCACAAGGGCTTGCAGAATATCTTCCTTCTGATCCAAAAACTGTACATTTTGCAAGCCCAACAAACCTGCAAGCGCAAAAGAAACCCCATTTCTGGCGTTATCAAGATTGGTGTGAAACGCATAATGGGCCAATTTTGACTCGGCAAGACGAAGCGCCAAACCGGATACATAACCCATATCCGTGAGATGTTTTATAGGACGAAAAATATTAGGGTGATGCGTGACAATCAGATTAGCATCCACTTCGAGGGCTTCGTCAATGACGGCATGGGTTAGATCCAATGCCACCAAAACCCCTGATACTGGTGTATGCATCCTTCCAACCTGAAGCCCTACATTATCATAAGATTCTGCAACCGCACGGGGTGCCCAATTTTCGAGTGACTGGGCCACTTCTTTTATAGTGATCATTATGGTACCTTTTGGTCAAAGGAATGAAGATACTATCCGATCACTTCTCCTTGCAATGTATCAGGCAGCTTGCGTCATTAAATATGTCCCATAAGGACGGAGCGGTAAGCCAGGTTTTGAAACCACACGCCAATTGGTATCGGCCTCGGCAAACCAAGCATCCCGCGTTCCTAAATTAATTCTTCCCCGCTCGCTGAATAATTGAGGGAATTTTGCTGCTACAAAAGCGGCAAAGGCATCCGGATTTTCATAAACCGTTTGCTCATCCGCAAATATCACCGCATCAAACCCATATTCGTCTGTGACGGCATGAATGGCCGGGTCGTCCAATGGCTCAGGCCCAATCAGTAAGCCGACATTTCGGGCATGAGAAGAGAGTCGGATCAATGCAAATGGTGCATCTGCCCGCCAAGCAGCCAACCGTCGAAGAACCGTTTGTGGCTTGAGATATTTTCTTAGTATCCAGAAAACATCCTCCGACAACACCTCTCCCGCAGGGGCCGGAAAAGTATGTTGGCAAACCGCTTCGAGAAGAAGCGCAGGATTAGCGGCAACATGCGCAGATAAAGGTTGTAAGGTTGACATCGGGACCTCCTATATTTTGTCTTGATGTTGGACAAAGTTAGATTTGAAGGTATGTCAACGTATTGTCACAGTGTCACAACTATTTTACATATTACTTTTGGGTGCTTCGTCTGGTACTTTTGCCAATGTCATGCCCTCTGCTTCGTCCACACGGCGCAGGAGTATCCAGCCTATGGTAAAAAGTACAATCAACACCGCAATACCAGCACGTTGCGGTGCAAAAGGTGCTTCCCCCCCAAAGAGTTGTTCAACCAAGATGGTCACATTTCCAAAAAGGAACGGCCCCAAGAACGAAGTGGCTTTACCAGAAAAAGCAAAAAAGCCATAAAATTCACTTTCTTTTTCCGGTGGTACAAAACGCCCCATTAAAGAACGGCTTGCCGATTGATTAGGTCCTGCAAATATCCCCACCAAAATTCCAGCGACCCAAAAGGTGGTTTTATCTGGCGCAACAGTGGCCAAAATGACCGCAATCAGTAGCCCCCAGATACTATAAGAAATGGTTTTTTTTCCCCCGAGTTTATCATCTAAAAATCCAAATAAGGCAGCCCCCATACCAGCCATCACGTTCAAAACGATGCCAAAGATCATGATTTCCTCGGTGGTGAAGTGGAGCACAACTGTTGCATAAACTGCACCCATCGAAAAAATAGTAACCAAAGCATCGTTATAAAACAAGTTGGCAATAAGAAAGCGAACCAACTGGCGGTACTTTTTGATTTCTCCTGCGGTTTCTTTAATGCGTTGATATGATTCCGCAATCAGGTTTACGTCTTTAGTATCGGTTCTATACTTTCCAGGCTCTTTTAACCAGATAAATATGGGCATACAAAAGAGGAGCATCCAGGCCCCTACCAATAGATTCGTGGCACGGATATGTTCGGAGGCCTCTGTACCAAAACCGAACCAAGGTGTTTCCGGTTGGATGAAGCCAACCAATGCCAATACCATACACAACAACCCTCCTACATATCCAAACCCCCAACCGAACCCCGAAATCCGGCCAATTTTCTCGGCTGGCGCAATATCTGGTAAAAAAGAATTGTAAAAGGAACATCCCAACTCGAAGGCGATATTGCCCACAATAAACCAAAACAACGCTGTAAAAGCGGCGTGTGGCAAGCCGTGTTCGTGCTGCCATTCGTATGGCTTTTGAAAATATAACATAATGGAAGCCAGAACACACATAAGCGTAGCACCAAGAAGAAACATCTTGCGCTTATTGGTCCGGTCTGCTGCGGCTCCGAGTAGTGGTGACAAGAGTGCTACTGTTACGGCTGTAAAAGAAACCCCAATGGACCATAGCCAAGTGCCATCTAACTCGGAAGCAGCCATCACCTTGGCATAATAAGTGGCATAAATAAAGGTAACGATCAGGGTTGTAAAGGCCGAGTTTCCAAAATCATAGAAATACCAAGCCCAAACCGCCTTCCGGTTGTGGTTCACATTTTCTGCCATAACCTCTTTGCTTAGTGTGTGAAGAAAAACGGAAGGTACTGCAAATGTTAATTCAGAACAAAGCCTTTTCTATCTTCGCGTCAAAAGATTGCGTTTCGGTAACGATTTCAGTTATCTTCTTTTCCTGCCCTTGTAGCTCAGGTGAATAGAGCAAGCGTTTCCTAAACGCTAGGCCGCTGGTTTGAGTCCAGCCGAGGGCACATCGAAAAGCCCCGATAATCTCAGTTGATTATCGGGGCTTTTTCCCTTACTAAAAAAGGAAATTTATCCCTCTTTTGCCTTACGCTGCAAAAAGGATAGCTGCATCATCGCCTCGATCGGCGTAAGACGGTTTAGGTCAATTTCGATAAGTAACTCTTTAATTTCGGAGGCGACGGGGTCGGCATCCGAGAAAAGACTCATTTGGGAAAAACCGGAGACGGGCACCTGGCTCATGCGAGCGTGTTGAAGTTTTGGACCTGCAGTTATGGGTTCCTTGTGTGGCTCGGCTGTGGGTTCAGGGCGTTCAGAATCTGGAACCAGCGCTTCTTTGGTCACAGAATGAGGCGCTCCCGGTAGAGAATCGGGCAATGACACATTTATACAATTGTCAATTTGCGATAAACGATTAACGAATAATGGTTCAACAGTATCGAATGACCTCTCTGTTAGTGCTGTCACTTCCAACCGTTGGGCTTCTAAGCTCTCCAAAATCTCTTTCGCCCTATCAATAACGGGCATCGGCAATCCTGCCATACGGGCAACTTCAATACCGTAGCTAGAATCAGCCCCACCCGGCACGAGCTTTCGGAGAAAAATAACCCGTCCGTTGTGTTCTTGTACCTGAACCCTTGCATTCCGAATGCGTTCACAGCGATCCGCAAGTGCGTTTAGTTCGTGGTAATGAGTCGCAAACAGTGT
This window harbors:
- a CDS encoding carboxypeptidase-like regulatory domain-containing protein; this translates as MMFDHNARLHIILFLSFFLVGISYAQQFSGRVIDAETRKPLNAASVLIEGQFSGLKTDENGRFSIIVNRVPFALVVRYVGYESAKLIFTRLPSQPVIVQLRAVSVPLEVEISGEDPAIGIMRNVIARKNQFYESWKTYHAEMYARFSLWAGQELVQIKESNADVYGYGGTEFKEWVRAYRNIPQTEESFRFADREPMINFYNDLVLVQGRYLPGPTHPRALTLYNFRLGKKTTTNQGEQAEIFFTPAQSEVATFSGNLIVDLNDFVLTEIYARPYQLATDGVVKDYEATYRQKFETWLLDVQVPVTLDIEGRVLMGKTGVRYPLVRFKQQNKLFNIRLNEPIPDSLMQQAGVSFTEPGAERRIPLLRRIQDVLPYDAEQYAFASRADTRLPLSSQIKADGFLAPYLGESVVNKPMNAGERILETVSKVLPFLGLGGLHAAMPNLRWKPKDVFTELEQVRGLGVRVWADQFPVLKEHAFDTSRYWRLKSNLMLEERFPQSPRAIAENATIQNSFDTTKDRCLVAHVLEQGFKDPFWKKSGNVSSLGLSLQYNAASPFPGKWPSSNDRKPVYQVQRSSYLQWLLTDKCLY
- a CDS encoding Nif3-like dinuclear metal center hexameric protein — translated: MITIKEVAQSLENWAPRAVAESYDNVGLQVGRMHTPVSGVLVALDLTHAVIDEALEVDANLIVTHHPNIFRPIKHLTDMGYVSGLALRLAESKLAHYAFHTNLDNARNGVSFALAGLLGLQNVQFLDQKEDILQALVVYVPEAHAESVQLAMASAGAGVIGLYDACAFSSKGTGYFRPRMAAKPFVGTEGKLHAEPEIRIECQVEKWRLHGVLYAIKSVHPYEEVAYHVFPASQPSQNYGLGAIGELQETMALDEYLEMVCERLKTRAIRVVGNTEMPIKKVAVCGGSGGSFIALAQRSDADLYITGDLTYHLNFEVLDDVGKPSMALADVGHYESEWITEELVVSQLTELRPGLRVHRTRHSTNPTRIFVRKY
- a CDS encoding MFS transporter; the protein is MAENVNHNRKAVWAWYFYDFGNSAFTTLIVTFIYATYYAKVMAASELDGTWLWSIGVSFTAVTVALLSPLLGAAADRTNKRKMFLLGATLMCVLASIMLYFQKPYEWQHEHGLPHAAFTALFWFIVGNIAFELGCSFYNSFLPDIAPAEKIGRISGFGWGFGYVGGLLCMVLALVGFIQPETPWFGFGTEASEHIRATNLLVGAWMLLFCMPIFIWLKEPGKYRTDTKDVNLIAESYQRIKETAGEIKKYRQLVRFLIANLFYNDALVTIFSMGAVYATVVLHFTTEEIMIFGIVLNVMAGMGAALFGFLDDKLGGKKTISYSIWGLLIAVILATVAPDKTTFWVAGILVGIFAGPNQSASRSLMGRFVPPEKESEFYGFFAFSGKATSFLGPFLFGNVTILVEQLFGGEAPFAPQRAGIAVLIVLFTIGWILLRRVDEAEGMTLAKVPDEAPKSNM